The sequence AAACGAGAGGGCGTGATTACCAAACTCATTCAATAAAGTGTTCGTGGTACGAATGATGACCTGCAGTGCATTTCAATTGATGGGCAGTGTTTTTCCTCCACCGCAAGCCTATATTTAGCTCCTCGGTTCAGTGCAGGTGCTAGTTAGCCTGCTAACTAGCATGCCACATCTAGTCGTGTTGTGCACTGAAGTTGGTCGTGCTAACCGTTAGCTCGccagcttgtgtgtgtacgcCAAGGCGTGTTTGCCTCGACTGTCGAGCTCTTTCCTTCAGCTCTGTGTCTATTTTAAAAAGTACAGACGAGCGTAACGGGGGCTGTTCGTATGGCAGATGTAGGAGTGGGTTTAGTGTTTTGGATTACACCTGTGTGCTTCATAACTTTGTAACGTTATATGGGGATGGCGACGGCTGGGGAGCTGTGAGCGAAGGATATGAACGTTTTTCTCATGGGTATGTTTGCTAATGGCACTTCGTGGTTGATTTTTGTTATCGTCATAGGACTAGGAACTAATGCAGCAAGCGAAAACCCAATGGGGGACTTATGTATTGTATAAACTGAGTAGTTATTGTACGACCTGGTCGGGGAATGTTGTATCTTAACGTTATACGGCGGGTAGCACATGCTCTCGCAGGTCTAAACAATGGTTCGGAGACTTTAACATGTGCAGTGTTCATATAACTAGGAATGGTGCTACTGTTTGGACACGGGAAGTTATGTTTCATTCGGACAGAGTCTATGTAGATGATGTAAAAGCCCTGGTTGTGCTTATGGTTATCCCTGCGTTGCACGTGTCAATCTATGTCCACAACTGTCCGCGCGTTTACAAACAGGAAGTCGCTTGATTGAACCTTGCTATCAGTCAATCACCTCAGCCATGGTCACTATCCACACAAAACGACATGCTATGTTTATGCTTCACTTTAGAGTGATGTTCAACACACACGTGTCTCATGCGAGCACGAGTTACGCCTAGTCGAAAATCGAAATTAACGTTATGCAATAAGCTACGAAAAAATAACACGTATCGCTGCTGTTTGCGCATCATTTGGATACAAGTTACTGCACACTACGGCTCCAATGTGCTCACTATTGGTATGATACCATAAAGGGTCGACCAGCCATAGAAGAGTTCCGATCACCCTAGCAtcatttctgtttttattgtgcTTTCGGGTGAAAAGTAAGTCATAATTGGTTTTCTAGGCTTGGCTGGGTCAAATTCGATTGGTTATGTTTCAATTAAGGACCAGTGATTTATCTGAACAACATACCCCGACTGTTGTTCTTTCCACCCGTGGTTTCTGCATCGCCAAATCATATTAGCTCTCTCATAGGGAGTATTTTtagtcgagtgtgtgtgtaatatctGCGCCCTGGCTTCCTTCATGCCAGCTCACCGCCCTGTAGGAAAATGCATTCATAGCTACAGTAGCCTTCCGGACTTTATGGGGCTGTGCGAGCACAGCGTTGCTAATGGGGCGGGGAGTTACTTCATGTAATGTAACTGGAAGCTTTTTAAATGAGTTGTGACAGATGTAGGTCCTTCAAGCACGTCAAAGGGATTCCATGTAGAGCACCAATATGCTCAAGGAGGTTTTTGCTTCAGTCAGGGTTGCAGTCATTTTTCTTGGTACTGAATCACTATTGGGTCACTTAGATTCCCTCTAGATTTTTATTGTCCACTTTGGTCCCATTTATTAGGTGAAGACATGACCCATTGTTATCCCTGGTGTATGACATCATTCCACAAAGCCTGTGACAGCGGTTCCCCTGATATATATCAGTATCTACACTGTGGTCCTTGATCAAACAAACGCCTTAAACAAAATGTACACACTGTTTAATTCATTGATATGACCAAATTGTTTATGGTCCATTGTGAATGTTCAGTTGCCTAAAATAGACTGCTATGTTGCACCAAAACCCAACCTAAAGTTATCAAGAGAGCCTTTATGGAGGTGGTGGTCTTTGTGACTCCCACGCcgtgtcttcatgcagtgtctgtgtgttgtcatgCAGGTGCCCACGTTCTGCTGCCGAGGAGAGAGCACCAGGATGAGGACGCTGTAGGCCCCCACCGTACTATGGCCGCGTCCCGTTCCTCGCGCGTCACGCGGTCATCAGTGGGGCACAATGGACTGGACGAGAACTTTTGTGGCCGAACCCTCCGGAACCGTAGCATCGCCCCGCCCGACGAGACGGCGGCGTCGCCCGTGCCCCGGGCCCGCTCGCCCAAGAAGAAGCAGGAGACGCGGCAGGACGGCCAGTCGTCGCAGTCCCCGTCGCCGGGCAAGGTAGCGGACCCAAAGCCCGCCGAGGGCGAGCCGTGGACCGGCTCCCGGAAGCGCAGCGCGCCGTGTCCGGACAAGGAGGGGTCGGAGACCTgcgtgagggggaggggggcgcggGAGCCCTCCCCTCAGCTCAAGAAGGCCAAGCAGGGTCCGCCTTCTGAGGCGTCttctggaggagctgaggacgacgacgaagaggaagaggaagaggaggaggaggaggaagaagacgacATCGATGAGGACGACGACGCGGCGTCCATCGACGCAGAGAGCCCTGTGTCGGTGTTCGACGACATCAAGGACAACGGCAGGACCTCGCCCGTCCTCGCCGACGCGATCAAACGCGAGGCGGACGAGGTGGAGGTCACGGCCGGCGGGCCCCCCAACGCCCACGGGTCCTCCAACGGCCTGGTCGAGGTCAAGGCGGAGCCCGCCGCCGGCCCCCGCGCGCCGACCGTCGACGCGaagcccgccgccgccggccccgcGCTGCCCAACGGCAGCCAGTCGGCGGCCCCCCCATCCCCTGAGCTCACCGTGCCTTGTAGAAACTCTACCCCCGTGCCGTCGGAGCCCCCGTCGGCCCCCACGCCGGACCCTTTAGCGGAGGACCCGCTCCCTGAGCTGCTGGGggccgaggagcaggaggtggaggtggcgtgCTCGGCCcgggaggaggcggtggtgacggaggcggcggtggggggCACCAACGGGCGCGCGCCGTCGCCGCGGGTGGAGGTGGTCGCTgtcgcctcctccttctcctccgctcACGACGTAGACATTAGCCCGGCGAACCACCgccaccaaaacaacaacaacagccactCAGGAGAAAGCTCACCCCCGCTAGAacccccgccggcccccacgccctcccccacagagcccgcctcccccccccctcacacacaccctgccgGCTCCCCCACGGACCTCGGATGCAACCCCTCCCCGCCGTCGTTCACGGAGCCCCACGAACACAGATACACCCTGCGGACTTCCCCCCGGAGGGCCCCCCCCAGCGGCaggccctccccccccagggACAACGGCTTCCTGGGGGGGggcgaggtggaggtggaggagcagcaggaggaggcggtggaggtggaggaggaggagcaggtggtggtggtggaggaggaggcggtggaggaggtggtgatgatggaggcCTCCCGCCCGGCCACGCCCGAGGAGCCCCCGCTCTCGGACCTCGTGGGGCCCCTCCTCAGCGAGGCGCCGGCCTCGGTGGGGGCCGGAGACGGGGGCGGAGCCGGGGTGTCGCTGGGGGCCCCGGAGGACATTGGTCCCCTGAAGGACAACGAGGCGGGGGGCGGTAAAGCGGGGGCCGCGGCCACAGCGCGGACGGgcgcggaggaggaagaggaggaggaggaagagccggATGTATATTACTTTGAGTCGGACCACCTGGCACTGAAGCACAACAAAGAGTATGTTGGGGGAGCTGGGAggtttctcttttctttctgtcACCGTTCCTCTGTCCTTGTTACCCTGTGCTCTTTGAAGACTTCATTagattttttttccctctgtcATACATCAGAAAGCTGTTGGGTATTCCTGTTGGATAATGGTACAGGTCAATAGATGCTCAAGAAGCTCAATTCACCACTGGCTTATTTTTCCCACTTGGTACGCAAAGTTATTCCTTTTTGACAATGTTGGATATCAATAGAGTTGGGCGAGTGTTGCACTGATTCCCACTCCCAATAATGCTGCTGGGTGTTTCTCTAAAACTGGCGGAGATGTGCAGTCATTGCGTCAGTGTTTTCTGAGCGGGTAGCATTAATGGTGCTGCGTTCACTGGACCTGACATAATACCGATAGGGAGACGGTACCAATGGCCCGAGGCGTCTGCCTTTCTCGGTATCTTAAGGGTGCCGGCGTATCCTTTTAGTTGGTAGCATAAAGACACTTTAATAGTGGCTGAATGCCGAATAGCGGTCTTAATTAGATGCCCCACACCAGAGACCAAAATTGTAGCCAAGTATCTCTGTAAATGCCAGCATTTTGACTGCAATGCTGGGAACAAAAGGCTTTGGCATTCAGAGTAACTTAATTTGCAATGGAACTTCTAAATGTATTTCTGAAGAGGGCAACTCTCCAACCCACATGCTGCATCGCCTTGTAAGTGTTCTTCCATAACTTGCTAGTTGGTTTTTTGTCTGTGTACAACATTAGTGACCATTGATGTGGAACAGTGGTTTTATGTACAAACCCAAGCTATTTGAAATGGCTGAGTGTCTCACTTTGCAAGTCCGGTTCTCCGGTTCAACCAGTTAGTCCCTTTTAATTTCGCAAGGGCAACAGAACGATGAGCAGATCATTTGGATTCATGTGGATAAGTTCTGTAACGTGAATCAATTTTAAACTTTCAGTGGCCACGCGTTACTACAATCTTGTActgaataatttattttgatGGATTTTATTAAGCCTAGATCGAAACCTGTCGTCTACTGGACAAGTTCAATGGTCTGAAGCCAAGCCTTTAGTACAGCGAAGTAAAAGGGAGAAGAAATGGAAGGAGCCTTTAAATTGTCAATATATGAAAAGGTTGTagttaacaaaaaaaaggagaCCTTCCCCAAAACTCCTAAAACAGCCTGTGGCTTGACATTAATTGATAAATTAAGGAATTGACATCATGCCGTAGTTGAGGACAGAAACATCTCTTTTTGAGAATGTTTATCACTTGTGCATTTTATATGCTTTATATCCTCTCATGTCACTCCCTTTGTCCATTTTGGCTAGCTCATTTATGATTAACTAACGTTAGTTTATGACCTATTGCCTCAACCCCCTGGCCCTCACACTCCATTGCTCTCAATCTGCCAGCTTCATCCGGCTGCAGTTCACTGCCCGGCCATAGGGGGCTAGTAATGAGAAGGGATCTACACTTCTTACACGTAGTCCCCTTTCAAGCAGATCGGGAGAATGAAGATACCTTGAATATCTCTACAGGTGTATCTGTTCCTGGTCACTAATGGTAATCATATCTATTGTACAGCAATATGTGGCTTGGGTTTTCTGGTCACACTTAATGCCTGGATGCTCGCCATGTGTAATGAACCTAATATGTCTTCGTCGTGAGAGGAACACTGCAACGCTGAGTGGTTTTCTCTTCCAGCAGATAATGTTTCACTTGGCGGGTTTGCATTTTGATTATCCGCCTGGTGAGAACAAGCCGCTAAATTTAGGTTTTCCAAGAATCCCCATGAGCGTGAAATGCATAAACTGGCTCAGTTGATTTGTTTCCACGCCCTGGTTAAAGCAGCGCTTTGATCACGGAAGCACCCTGATGCAAGAATTATTAAATACGTTGAATAATGGAGGGGGCCATCCTTAGGTGCTTCACGTGTCACATGGGATTATGCACGGAGACTCGTGTTCGTCCCCCAATTCCTCTGTCATTCCTTACATGAGGAGGGATATGACTCTGGGCCGATTTGGGAGAGTGACCTTGCAAAGGGATTTCAGAGAGTGCAGGGCTAGATTTACTCTAGGTTTTGTCTAATGCCCGTGCTGTGTGAGAAGCTCAAGTCATTGAAACGAGGCTCTTCATTTGGTCTGTGACTGGATATTGGAGGGTTTTGGTTATGGTCTTAAGGATTTGAAAatcgtttttcctttttttttcatgtttctgTTTAGTCCTGCATATTTTTATCTTGTTATTTTCGTTCCTACGAGCAGATGTTTGCTGAGGCTTCTCTCCATGGAGTCACTGATAATCTTTACCTCTTCACTGATTTAAAAGCAGCATCATTTAGTTTAAATCACTGTAAATAGAAGTAAATACGAGTTAGAGGCATCCCCGAGGGACCTTCAGATGAACCTGCTTTTTATATCACGTCATGTTGTGCAGGATGACGGGAAGCGCCAAATGCAGCAATGAGTGACAAAGGCATCTGTGGTTAAATGGTACCCACTCATCCCAGTCCCGGAGATTGGGGCgcatcaaaaaaacataacaagCTCTAAATGGGCCGGGTGCATCCCATTGATTTTCATTCACGTCCATCGGAAACGGGATCGATCCACTTCCGGAAGCACCTGTGCGCAAATGAGGTTATAGATTAGGAGAAGAGGGAAAAGGCTGAAACGTTGCTCTTATTGCAGCCGCTGACTCACTTCCTGATGTAAGCCATGGcgtcataccccccccccccccctctttcattCATTCCCTCTGCCCCTCCGACGACCCTCGAAGGCTTTTGTGATAATGTCACACCATCCAAGTGTTGGGAGGTTTTTAGTACCTTTATTAAGCCACTGGGTTGCCCCATTGTTGGCCGTCTTGTGTCACACAGAGGGGGTGCATACCGCTGTGTGAATGTGAAGAGGTGAAGCCACAGGCATTGGTTGTTTAGGATTTGAATTGACCAAACGCACCAATTGAGTCTTTTCAATTGAGTAGCGCGATACGAATGTTTTTTCATTCGATTATCCAAAAGGGAAGTCCGCTCGGGGAACCTTTTTAAGTCTACTACTACTTAACACTAGTCGGAGGGCCGGCACCATGGCACACGAGCGAGAGAGTCCCCTGCCCCTTGAAATCCCTTCCCCAGACAGAGATGGCGGGAGGTATTCCTGCAGGCAGGTTGTCGGTGTCCGTGCGCCACTTTGTAAAGTGTTTCCAGAGGAGGGAGTCCCACCGTTGCATTATGCACGTAGGTGAGCGCGCCTCCGTGTGAACGTGAGGCGAGCTCTCCTAGAGGTTTGATTA is a genomic window of Gadus morhua chromosome 8, gadMor3.0, whole genome shotgun sequence containing:
- the zzz3 gene encoding ZZ-type zinc finger-containing protein 3 isoform X1 gives rise to the protein MNVFLMGAHVLLPRREHQDEDAVGPHRTMAASRSSRVTRSSVGHNGLDENFCGRTLRNRSIAPPDETAASPVPRARSPKKKQETRQDGQSSQSPSPGKVADPKPAEGEPWTGSRKRSAPCPDKEGSETCVRGRGAREPSPQLKKAKQGPPSEASSGGAEDDDEEEEEEEEEEEEDDIDEDDDAASIDAESPVSVFDDIKDNGRTSPVLADAIKREADEVEVTAGGPPNAHGSSNGLVEVKAEPAAGPRAPTVDAKPAAAGPALPNGSQSAAPPSPELTVPCRNSTPVPSEPPSAPTPDPLAEDPLPELLGAEEQEVEVACSAREEAVVTEAAVGGTNGRAPSPRVEVVAVASSFSSAHDVDISPANHRHQNNNNSHSGESSPPLEPPPAPTPSPTEPASPPPHTHPAGSPTDLGCNPSPPSFTEPHEHRYTLRTSPRRAPPSGRPSPPRDNGFLGGGEVEVEEQQEEAVEVEEEEQVVVVEEEAVEEVVMMEASRPATPEEPPLSDLVGPLLSEAPASVGAGDGGGAGVSLGAPEDIGPLKDNEAGGGKAGAAATARTGAEEEEEEEEEPDVYYFESDHLALKHNKDYQRLLQTIGVLEAQRTQAVLDLETLTRHQRQALAAPVSFVEQLQKRENMGMPCPQRVVQLPDIAWDKYTSGLGDFEREFCDKKRKTRQLKLIFDQGLPTRPTSPVEPKKEGEPSAMYSLLPTSDTLENGNDSQLIRGRICNSNKPDTFNQLWTVEEQKKLEQLLLKFPPEEVESKRWQKIADALGNRTTKQVASRVQKYFIKLTKAGIPVPGRTPNLCMYTKKVSNKRQHHLNKHLYRPSTFLASYEPPVFMEEEDERAAYYSSLQDPSADDSEEEGVPEELRHLPEYQELLELKRLKKRRLREIRDEGGTMQHPGYKCDACGVEPIQGTRWHCSDCPPDNAVDLCSSCSDCLFKTETHSADHHLEPVSQPESFLDRDYRLPHAAGYNYLDPNYYPANR
- the zzz3 gene encoding ZZ-type zinc finger-containing protein 3 isoform X2; protein product: MAASRSSRVTRSSVGHNGLDENFCGRTLRNRSIAPPDETAASPVPRARSPKKKQETRQDGQSSQSPSPGKVADPKPAEGEPWTGSRKRSAPCPDKEGSETCVRGRGAREPSPQLKKAKQGPPSEASSGGAEDDDEEEEEEEEEEEEDDIDEDDDAASIDAESPVSVFDDIKDNGRTSPVLADAIKREADEVEVTAGGPPNAHGSSNGLVEVKAEPAAGPRAPTVDAKPAAAGPALPNGSQSAAPPSPELTVPCRNSTPVPSEPPSAPTPDPLAEDPLPELLGAEEQEVEVACSAREEAVVTEAAVGGTNGRAPSPRVEVVAVASSFSSAHDVDISPANHRHQNNNNSHSGESSPPLEPPPAPTPSPTEPASPPPHTHPAGSPTDLGCNPSPPSFTEPHEHRYTLRTSPRRAPPSGRPSPPRDNGFLGGGEVEVEEQQEEAVEVEEEEQVVVVEEEAVEEVVMMEASRPATPEEPPLSDLVGPLLSEAPASVGAGDGGGAGVSLGAPEDIGPLKDNEAGGGKAGAAATARTGAEEEEEEEEEPDVYYFESDHLALKHNKDYQRLLQTIGVLEAQRTQAVLDLETLTRHQRQALAAPVSFVEQLQKRENMGMPCPQRVVQLPDIAWDKYTSGLGDFEREFCDKKRKTRQLKLIFDQGLPTRPTSPVEPKKEGEPSAMYSLLPTSDTLENGNDSQLIRGRICNSNKPDTFNQLWTVEEQKKLEQLLLKFPPEEVESKRWQKIADALGNRTTKQVASRVQKYFIKLTKAGIPVPGRTPNLCMYTKKVSNKRQHHLNKHLYRPSTFLASYEPPVFMEEEDERAAYYSSLQDPSADDSEEEGVPEELRHLPEYQELLELKRLKKRRLREIRDEGGTMQHPGYKCDACGVEPIQGTRWHCSDCPPDNAVDLCSSCSDCLFKTETHSADHHLEPVSQPESFLDRDYRLPHAAGYNYLDPNYYPANR